In one Sporomusa sphaeroides DSM 2875 genomic region, the following are encoded:
- a CDS encoding FadR/GntR family transcriptional regulator — MFKPVKTKKVYEEIIGQIKKLIIDGKLQPGDKLLSERELAETLDVSRASVREAFSALEIMGIITIRPGEGSFVRQVSYEGMMEPLSFFLQVEIDDLFQLLEVRKILEIETAALAAMRATPEDLEDIKCALASMLEEVNTGGIGEHGDAAFHFSIAKAANNPVLIKVMHTITDLLTKTFRTTRQKMFLIENMPTLLHQSHYEIYEAITAHNPRLARRKMQEHLSLVESVLAKIKKGELDTPKMQGDSKKLQIPNEDYGFPS, encoded by the coding sequence ATGTTTAAGCCTGTTAAAACCAAAAAAGTATATGAAGAAATCATTGGGCAGATAAAAAAACTGATTATTGACGGTAAATTGCAGCCGGGAGACAAATTGCTTTCCGAAAGAGAGCTTGCAGAAACCTTGGATGTCAGTCGCGCCTCGGTACGCGAAGCTTTCAGTGCTCTGGAAATTATGGGCATTATTACCATTCGTCCCGGTGAAGGCAGCTTTGTCAGGCAGGTTTCCTATGAAGGCATGATGGAACCGTTATCATTCTTTTTACAAGTAGAGATTGATGATCTTTTTCAATTGCTTGAGGTGCGTAAGATTCTCGAAATAGAAACGGCAGCGCTGGCTGCCATGCGGGCAACACCGGAAGATCTTGAAGATATAAAGTGCGCGCTTGCTTCTATGCTTGAAGAAGTTAATACCGGCGGTATCGGGGAACATGGTGATGCAGCTTTTCATTTTTCAATTGCCAAGGCGGCTAATAATCCGGTTTTGATCAAAGTAATGCATACCATCACCGATTTATTGACCAAGACGTTTCGCACCACCCGGCAAAAAATGTTTCTGATTGAAAACATGCCAACACTGTTGCATCAATCTCATTATGAGATATATGAAGCCATCACTGCCCACAATCCACGCTTAGCCAGACGCAAAATGCAAGAACATCTTAGTTTGGTTGAAAGTGTGCTTGCCAAAATTAAAAAGGGTGAACTCGACACTCCCAAAATGCAGGGAGACAGTAAAAAGTTGCAGATTCCTAATGAAGATTACGGCTTTCCTTCGTAA
- a CDS encoding Sec-independent protein translocase subunit TatA/TatB yields the protein MFSFSMPELVLILVIALIVFGPGKLPEVGKAIGKGIQEFRRASTDITNPKEETTKVEAKTIDNKQTDEHK from the coding sequence ATGTTTAGTTTTAGTATGCCGGAATTGGTGTTGATATTAGTCATTGCTTTGATTGTATTTGGTCCGGGAAAACTTCCCGAAGTTGGTAAGGCAATTGGCAAGGGAATTCAGGAATTCCGACGGGCCAGCACGGATATTACCAATCCTAAAGAAGAAACGACTAAAGTTGAGGCCAAAACCATTGATAACAAGCAGACTGACGAGCATAAGTGA
- the tatC gene encoding twin-arginine translocase subunit TatC — protein sequence MPENTRNEDNNRVTPETTENTGVIYSDKVIREDSRPDASRIDEEPPQGSMSLIGHLEELRRRLITMIAAIVIGSIACYFYAAEITALITVPAGKLYYMNPAEAFFTYLKVSFFAGFLLALPIVMYQLWAFIVPAMTNNERTAGIFLVPASIVLFFVGLLFSYYLVLPAGIRFFMGFATDNLQPMFSIGQYLSFVISFLLPFGFIFELPLFILVMAKMGIISSQFLLAKRKLVLVMSFVVGAVISPTPDVFSQTMIAVPMILLYEISILIVKHILQK from the coding sequence ATGCCTGAGAATACGCGTAATGAGGATAATAACCGGGTAACACCTGAAACTACGGAAAACACCGGAGTAATATACAGTGATAAAGTTATTCGTGAAGACAGCCGACCAGACGCGTCTAGGATTGATGAAGAACCACCGCAAGGCTCAATGTCGCTAATCGGACACCTGGAAGAACTGCGGCGCCGTCTGATCACCATGATTGCAGCTATTGTTATAGGCAGCATTGCCTGCTATTTCTATGCTGCTGAAATTACCGCACTTATCACTGTACCGGCTGGAAAGCTTTATTATATGAATCCGGCAGAAGCATTCTTTACCTATTTGAAGGTTTCCTTCTTTGCCGGATTTTTATTAGCTTTGCCGATAGTTATGTATCAATTGTGGGCCTTTATTGTACCGGCCATGACAAATAATGAGCGTACGGCCGGGATTTTTTTGGTGCCTGCTTCCATTGTTTTATTTTTTGTCGGTCTGCTATTTTCCTATTATCTTGTTCTGCCGGCAGGAATTAGATTTTTTATGGGATTTGCGACAGACAACCTTCAACCGATGTTTTCCATAGGACAATATTTGTCTTTTGTCATTTCCTTTCTTTTGCCTTTTGGCTTTATTTTTGAATTGCCTTTATTTATACTGGTGATGGCCAAGATGGGCATTATCAGTTCCCAATTTCTCCTGGCTAAACGTAAGCTGGTGCTGGTGATGTCTTTTGTGGTCGGGGCTGTAATTTCACCCACCCCTGATGTTTTTTCGCAAACGATGATAGCAGTACCCATGATCCTGTTGTATGAAATAAGCATATTAATTGTAAAACATATATTGCAAAAGTAG
- a CDS encoding menaquinone biosynthesis decarboxylase codes for MAYNDLREFIAALESRGWLKRISQPVDCELEITEITDRVSKMQGDKNVALLFENVTGYDVPVLMNAFGSMERMALALGVDKIDDIAQEIRQILKLPYISLQNKLDLVKIIPTAKRAINFPKYVKNAPCKEIIIKDQPSLDKFPILKCWPGDAGRFITLPLVFTKNPVNGKRNVGMYRLQVFDQKTTGMHWHIHKNGAENYRAHRELGKDKIEVAVAIGGDPVITYAATAPLPRDIDEMVFAGFLRKKAVEMVKCETIDVEVPAGSEIVLEGYVNLDELRLEGPFGDHTGYYSLADNYPVFHITCITHRKDPIYPATIVGKPPMEDCFLAKATERIFLPVLQMQLPEIVDINLPLEGVFHNCAVISIKKSYPQQAKKVMHAIWGMGQMMFTKMIIVVDEHVNVQVMEEVWWRVFNNIDARRDIVMVDGPLDVLDHSSPMPNWGTKVGIDATKSWPSEGQTREWPDEITMSDDIKKMVDVKWKDLGLE; via the coding sequence TTGGCCTACAATGATCTACGGGAATTTATTGCTGCACTGGAGTCGCGGGGATGGCTGAAACGCATCAGTCAGCCAGTCGATTGTGAGCTTGAAATTACCGAAATTACCGACCGGGTCTCTAAAATGCAAGGAGATAAGAATGTCGCCCTGCTGTTTGAGAATGTTACAGGCTATGATGTGCCGGTATTAATGAATGCGTTCGGTAGCATGGAACGTATGGCTTTAGCGCTTGGTGTCGATAAAATTGATGATATTGCCCAGGAAATACGACAAATTTTGAAGCTGCCTTATATTTCATTACAAAATAAACTGGATTTGGTTAAAATTATCCCGACAGCTAAGCGGGCAATCAACTTTCCTAAATATGTGAAAAATGCACCGTGCAAGGAAATTATTATTAAAGATCAGCCTTCACTGGATAAATTTCCGATACTGAAATGCTGGCCGGGAGATGCCGGCCGGTTTATTACATTGCCGTTGGTATTCACCAAGAACCCTGTTAATGGCAAACGTAATGTTGGCATGTACCGGTTACAGGTTTTTGACCAAAAAACAACAGGCATGCATTGGCATATTCACAAAAACGGGGCCGAAAATTACCGTGCCCACAGGGAGTTAGGTAAAGATAAGATTGAAGTTGCGGTTGCCATTGGCGGCGATCCTGTGATTACCTATGCGGCTACAGCACCTTTGCCGCGAGATATTGATGAAATGGTTTTTGCCGGTTTTTTAAGAAAAAAAGCCGTGGAAATGGTTAAATGTGAGACAATTGATGTTGAAGTACCGGCAGGTTCGGAGATTGTGCTTGAGGGCTATGTAAACCTGGACGAATTACGTCTGGAAGGGCCCTTTGGTGACCATACCGGCTACTATTCATTGGCCGATAATTACCCTGTTTTTCATATTACCTGCATAACTCATCGCAAAGATCCAATTTATCCGGCTACCATTGTGGGTAAGCCGCCGATGGAAGACTGCTTTCTGGCTAAAGCGACAGAACGCATTTTCTTGCCGGTGCTGCAAATGCAGCTGCCCGAGATTGTTGATATCAATCTGCCGCTGGAAGGCGTATTCCATAATTGTGCAGTGATATCCATTAAAAAGAGCTACCCGCAGCAGGCTAAAAAGGTAATGCACGCCATCTGGGGTATGGGACAAATGATGTTTACTAAAATGATTATTGTCGTTGATGAGCATGTTAATGTTCAGGTGATGGAGGAAGTTTGGTGGCGGGTATTTAATAATATTGATGCCAGGCGCGACATTGTTATGGTAGACGGACCGCTTGACGTTCTCGACCATTCCTCGCCAATGCCCAATTGGGGAACAAAAGTGGGTATTGACGCTACAAAATCATGGCCGTCAGAAGGACAAACCCGTGAATGGCCTGATGAGATCACCATGTCTGACGACATTAAGAAAATGGTTGACGTTAAATGGAAGGATTTAGGACTTGAGTAA
- a CDS encoding UbiA-like polyprenyltransferase, translating to MSKLKAHLDNIALSHSVFALPFAYMGAFLAAGGFPSAHDLLWVTLAMIGARSAALALNNYIDLKYDRQHPRFTKRPMVTGAVKTWEAALLIIVCLLVFLLAASQLQPLCLKLWPLALIPLVVYPYMKRFSWTCHLVLGVALAAAPVGAWIAVAGEVSYAVLFLGLSVGVWIAAFDVIYGCQDVAFDKTHGLHSMAVRFGVDGALKLSKYMHGISIFGFMIVGVLLNLHFIYYIGVALAAIVLIYQHSIVSPDDLRQVTQRYFMRNGLVSTLLFIFTVISLYMVR from the coding sequence TTGAGTAAGTTAAAAGCCCACCTTGATAATATTGCTTTGTCCCATTCCGTGTTTGCGCTGCCATTTGCCTATATGGGAGCGTTTTTGGCTGCCGGCGGTTTTCCCAGTGCTCACGACCTTTTGTGGGTTACGCTGGCTATGATCGGTGCCCGCAGTGCGGCACTGGCTCTTAATAATTATATTGATTTAAAATATGACAGGCAGCATCCCCGGTTTACCAAACGGCCAATGGTTACCGGCGCGGTGAAAACCTGGGAGGCCGCTCTTCTCATTATTGTTTGTCTCCTGGTGTTCCTTCTGGCTGCATCCCAATTGCAACCGCTTTGCTTAAAACTCTGGCCGTTAGCACTAATACCTTTAGTCGTCTATCCGTATATGAAGCGATTTTCCTGGACCTGTCATCTGGTTCTAGGGGTGGCCTTGGCGGCAGCCCCTGTTGGTGCGTGGATTGCCGTTGCCGGTGAAGTTTCTTATGCTGTACTTTTTCTCGGATTATCGGTGGGGGTATGGATTGCTGCCTTTGACGTGATCTATGGCTGTCAGGATGTGGCGTTTGATAAAACCCATGGCCTCCACTCAATGGCGGTACGTTTCGGTGTTGACGGCGCTTTGAAGCTGTCGAAATACATGCATGGCATAAGTATTTTTGGTTTTATGATTGTCGGAGTATTGTTGAATTTGCATTTTATCTATTATATTGGCGTGGCATTAGCTGCCATTGTTTTAATCTATCAGCATTCTATTGTCAGTCCGGATGATTTGCGCCAGGTTACTCAGCGCTATTTCATGCGCAACGGCTTGGTGAGCACTTTGCTGTTTATCTTTACCGTTATTTCATTATATATGGTGCGGTAA
- a CDS encoding cyclodeaminase/cyclohydrolase family protein, with amino-acid sequence MSMLDKSCSDFLEVLASKAPVPGGGGAAALGGAIGMALSNMVGNLTVGKKKYAEVEEEVKDLIVKGNKVIDDLKKLVDEDAAVFEPLSKAYGLPKDTPEQIAYKEQVMEKCSKDACEGPMEIMRKCYEGIKLHERMGQIGTNLAISDVGCGVVFLKSALISGMLNVVINLNTIKDQEYVNKNKAEMEQLLADGSRIADATLELVLNKIKK; translated from the coding sequence ATGAGTATGCTAGACAAGTCCTGCTCTGATTTTCTGGAAGTGCTGGCCTCCAAAGCTCCGGTACCGGGCGGTGGCGGTGCAGCAGCCCTTGGCGGTGCCATCGGGATGGCTCTTTCCAACATGGTCGGCAACTTGACTGTAGGCAAAAAGAAATATGCCGAAGTGGAAGAGGAAGTTAAAGACCTAATTGTTAAAGGCAACAAGGTAATTGATGATTTAAAAAAATTGGTGGATGAGGATGCGGCGGTATTTGAGCCACTTTCCAAAGCCTATGGCTTGCCCAAAGACACACCAGAGCAGATAGCTTATAAAGAACAAGTTATGGAAAAATGCTCGAAAGATGCCTGTGAAGGCCCGATGGAAATTATGCGTAAATGCTACGAAGGAATTAAATTGCACGAGCGCATGGGTCAAATTGGCACCAATTTGGCAATTTCCGATGTCGGCTGCGGCGTAGTATTTTTAAAATCCGCCCTGATCAGCGGGATGCTCAATGTTGTGATAAACCTGAATACAATTAAGGATCAGGAATATGTTAACAAAAACAAAGCGGAAATGGAACAATTGCTGGCCGATGGCTCCAGAATCGCTGATGCTACGCTTGAACTGGTTCTTAATAAGATAAAGAAATAG
- a CDS encoding bifunctional 5,10-methylenetetrahydrofolate dehydrogenase/5,10-methenyltetrahydrofolate cyclohydrolase has protein sequence MAERLAGKAVADAMKEELSQKVAAIKAKGITPKLGIIRVGARPDDLFYEGGAKKTCESIGMEYQVFEYPADIDQAAFEKAVIEVGANKEVNGILMFAPLPKQLDEKKIRSLIPVEKDVDCMTIGSAAKVYTDDPTGFPPCTPTACMDILKFYDIPLKGKKAVVLGRSQVVGKPVAMLLLRENATVTICHSRTDNLPAVCADADVLIAAVGRAKMVKANFVKPGQVVIDVGINEDPDNPGKYCGDVDYAEVEPIVAKITPVPGGVGSVTTVVLCKQTIQACEMQNGLA, from the coding sequence ATGGCCGAAAGATTAGCCGGTAAAGCGGTGGCCGATGCCATGAAGGAGGAACTCTCCCAAAAGGTGGCAGCCATTAAAGCTAAAGGTATTACTCCCAAGTTGGGGATTATCCGGGTCGGTGCCCGTCCTGACGATCTCTTCTATGAGGGCGGCGCCAAGAAAACCTGTGAGTCCATTGGCATGGAATACCAAGTTTTCGAATATCCTGCCGATATTGATCAGGCTGCTTTTGAAAAAGCCGTGATCGAGGTTGGCGCTAATAAAGAAGTCAATGGTATTCTCATGTTTGCGCCACTGCCCAAGCAATTGGATGAGAAAAAAATTCGCAGTCTTATTCCTGTAGAAAAAGATGTCGACTGCATGACCATTGGCAGTGCCGCTAAAGTTTACACGGACGATCCTACCGGCTTCCCGCCCTGTACTCCTACGGCCTGTATGGATATTCTCAAATTCTATGATATCCCGTTAAAAGGTAAGAAAGCCGTTGTCCTGGGTCGTTCCCAAGTAGTTGGCAAGCCTGTTGCCATGCTGCTCTTAAGAGAGAATGCAACAGTAACCATTTGCCATTCACGGACAGATAATCTGCCGGCAGTCTGTGCCGACGCCGATGTTCTCATTGCCGCAGTGGGCCGGGCCAAAATGGTTAAGGCTAATTTTGTAAAACCAGGTCAAGTAGTAATTGACGTTGGGATTAATGAAGATCCGGACAATCCTGGAAAATATTGCGGTGATGTTGACTACGCCGAAGTAGAGCCGATTGTTGCCAAAATCACTCCGGTTCCCGGCGGTGTTGGCTCAGTTACAACCGTCGTGCTCTGCAAGCAAACCATTCAGGCTTGCGAAATGCAAAACGGATTGGCTTAA
- a CDS encoding DUF3786 domain-containing protein, which translates to MQTGNSNSQHLQDGYQLAYEKACAGLAAKNPEEMAANSGAEFDGGVFTLQYINDMYTVSYPDGEVSFAGRQEPVPIATKVVLLHYLFTASGHALSGQLISFKEIPGGMIYLQPFNGRVLGGFKAIFGKKSGLLRQVGEKLGVTFAQYGDVSITLDILPRIPITYVIWEGDEEFPANATVLFDATAQYYLPTEDLVVAAAAGASLLNKTVRTLS; encoded by the coding sequence ATGCAAACCGGTAACAGTAATTCACAGCATCTGCAGGATGGCTATCAGTTGGCTTATGAAAAAGCTTGCGCTGGCTTAGCTGCTAAAAATCCGGAAGAAATGGCCGCAAACAGTGGCGCTGAATTTGATGGTGGTGTATTTACACTTCAATACATAAATGACATGTACACTGTAAGCTATCCTGACGGGGAAGTCAGCTTTGCCGGACGCCAGGAACCGGTGCCGATAGCCACTAAAGTAGTTTTGCTTCACTACCTGTTTACTGCAAGCGGACACGCTCTGTCCGGGCAGTTGATATCTTTTAAAGAAATACCAGGCGGCATGATTTATTTGCAGCCATTCAATGGCCGGGTACTTGGCGGTTTTAAGGCCATATTTGGGAAAAAATCCGGTTTATTGCGCCAAGTGGGTGAAAAGCTGGGAGTTACATTTGCCCAATATGGTGATGTCTCTATTACACTGGACATTTTACCGCGCATTCCGATAACTTATGTTATCTGGGAAGGGGACGAGGAGTTCCCGGCTAATGCAACTGTATTATTTGATGCTACGGCTCAGTATTATCTACCCACCGAGGATTTAGTGGTGGCTGCTGCTGCCGGCGCCAGTCTGCTCAATAAAACAGTTCGAACCTTAAGTTAA
- a CDS encoding P-loop NTPase, with protein MKIAVSGKGGVGKTSVSASLAKLFAREGRRVYAVDADPDASLGLALGIPDDILAKVIPLIDMEETIKQKSAGGGLFYSLNPDVDDILDEYSISVGNIRFLRMGAIKPGGSACYCRENAFLFSVVDALILDKDDVVILDMGAGIEHLTRGTSKGVDLMLVVTEPSKTSVQTARVVMQLANDLGIEVTKVIANKIRSPKEETFIQEQFTTQELLGVIRFDDELLDVALGNEADILTGAFKTTMEEIYGRIVTGCKVKK; from the coding sequence TTGAAAATTGCAGTCTCCGGCAAAGGCGGCGTCGGAAAAACGTCTGTCTCTGCCAGTTTAGCTAAATTATTTGCCCGTGAGGGCCGCCGTGTTTACGCAGTAGACGCTGATCCTGATGCAAGTTTAGGCTTGGCTTTAGGAATTCCTGATGATATCTTGGCTAAAGTAATTCCACTAATTGACATGGAAGAAACCATTAAGCAGAAAAGTGCCGGTGGTGGTTTATTCTATAGTCTTAATCCTGATGTGGATGACATATTAGATGAGTATTCCATTAGCGTGGGTAACATCAGATTTTTACGAATGGGCGCTATTAAACCAGGCGGTTCAGCATGTTATTGCCGCGAAAATGCATTTCTGTTCTCCGTAGTAGACGCTTTGATCCTGGATAAGGACGATGTGGTTATTCTTGATATGGGAGCAGGCATTGAACACTTGACCCGTGGCACATCAAAAGGTGTAGACCTGATGCTTGTTGTTACAGAACCGAGTAAGACCAGTGTTCAAACCGCAAGAGTAGTCATGCAGCTGGCTAATGATTTGGGCATTGAGGTTACAAAAGTTATTGCTAATAAGATTCGTTCTCCGAAAGAAGAAACATTCATCCAGGAACAGTTTACGACTCAAGAACTGTTAGGTGTCATTCGCTTTGATGACGAACTGCTGGATGTCGCTCTCGGAAACGAAGCAGACATACTTACCGGAGCCTTCAAAACGACCATGGAAGAAATCTATGGACGTATCGTTACAGGATGTAAAGTTAAAAAATAG